In a genomic window of Hymenobacter chitinivorans DSM 11115:
- a CDS encoding TonB-dependent receptor — MRRLGLLFIFLIISSFAFAQQGVISGKVTDKKTGDGVIGATVLVTGTVQAAPVDVQGNYELKLDPGTYNITMTYIGYKPLTFAGIVVTANGKTTLNGVMEENTTNLKEVTVTGQKQTGTEVAMIQDLKKSEVVVSGMSNDQIVKTLDRDAAEVVKRIPGVTVQNNNFIVIRGLAERYNTVMLNDALTPSAETDTRSFAFDILPSSVIDRVLIFKSGSPELPGEFGGGVVKVYTKNSVLDNTGSLSISGWARSTNTFAGRFQQSNHSGTDFLGFDNSQRALPGTLAGLTRETPTTTPTQLQELRGSLRNEFLPTLTNSRPDLRISLGINHKFEIGGVYISNVTSLSYSNTQEQYNALRQRFTAYNPTMPDQLPGKFFEYNDTRSLSAVRLGIIHNYQVRLNDRNKLEFRNFFNQYGTDEVVNRKGQNLENSDPLERNDYSLHYQSRSIYSGQLGGNHVVGPASRTTLTWATGYNYVYRDEPDYRQNQQEREYVANKPGEMNPEPFRVVINSLPTTSSRFYASLRENTYMGSGQVERSYRGRDTLSANQYKVRLGFYLEEKERTYDSRYFNYTRARNFDYENIGNQPLSTIFSNENLDPKTGFVLKENTLPQDRYTGKNRLAAGYLSGVAPISDHFSVTGGVRVEYNDKSLQSGDTGTDQYRETRTFVLPSLNATYTINERHLVRAGVSESVNRPEFREVADYTYYDFSNNFFVRGNDSLRTARIYNADLRYEFYPSRSEMISVGIFGKRFTNAIEQVTRSTTGSDLTLTYQNASKAYDVGVEVEARKSLLDLTENHFLQRLSFVVNASLIRSRVQIDTTLANNRNFALTNRPLQGQSPYVVNLGVFYQDDENHWQISAQYNIVGPRIAFLGDQNQNFSVIELPRNVVDLGLTKGFGSHFEVRAGIQNVLNQEVRQYYDFDRNSKINGIENGAAFARYRRGTYSTLGATFRF; from the coding sequence ATGCGCCGCTTAGGACTACTGTTTATTTTTCTGATTATCAGCTCCTTTGCTTTCGCTCAGCAAGGTGTAATCAGTGGAAAGGTAACTGATAAAAAGACGGGGGACGGCGTAATCGGCGCCACCGTGCTGGTAACCGGCACCGTGCAGGCGGCCCCGGTAGATGTGCAGGGAAATTACGAGCTCAAGCTCGACCCCGGCACCTACAATATCACGATGACCTACATCGGCTACAAGCCGCTGACTTTCGCCGGAATTGTGGTAACGGCCAATGGCAAAACCACCCTGAACGGGGTGATGGAGGAAAACACGACCAACCTGAAGGAGGTAACCGTGACGGGCCAGAAGCAGACGGGCACCGAGGTGGCCATGATTCAGGACCTGAAGAAAAGTGAGGTGGTGGTCAGCGGCATGAGCAACGACCAGATTGTGAAAACCCTGGACCGCGACGCGGCCGAAGTGGTGAAGCGCATTCCGGGCGTGACCGTGCAGAACAATAACTTTATCGTGATTCGGGGCCTGGCTGAGCGCTATAATACGGTGATGCTGAATGACGCGCTGACGCCGTCGGCCGAAACCGATACCCGCTCCTTTGCCTTCGACATTCTGCCCAGCTCGGTTATCGACCGGGTGCTGATTTTTAAGTCCGGCTCGCCGGAGCTGCCCGGCGAATTTGGTGGCGGGGTAGTGAAAGTATACACCAAGAACAGCGTGCTGGACAATACCGGCAGCCTGAGCATATCGGGCTGGGCACGCTCGACCAACACTTTTGCCGGCCGCTTTCAGCAGTCGAACCACAGTGGGACCGACTTTCTGGGCTTCGACAACAGCCAACGGGCCCTGCCCGGCACGCTGGCCGGCCTGACGCGGGAAACTCCCACGACCACGCCCACCCAGCTGCAGGAATTGCGCGGCAGCCTGCGCAATGAATTTCTACCGACCCTGACGAATTCCCGGCCTGACTTGCGCATCTCGCTGGGCATCAACCACAAGTTTGAAATTGGGGGCGTGTATATCAGCAACGTGACTTCGCTGTCGTACTCTAACACCCAGGAGCAATACAACGCCCTGCGCCAGCGCTTCACGGCCTACAACCCCACTATGCCGGACCAGCTGCCGGGCAAGTTCTTCGAATACAACGATACCCGGAGCTTGTCGGCCGTGCGGCTGGGCATCATCCACAACTATCAGGTACGCCTTAATGACCGTAACAAGCTGGAGTTTCGCAACTTCTTCAATCAGTACGGCACCGACGAGGTAGTGAACCGGAAAGGGCAGAACCTGGAAAATTCCGACCCGCTGGAGCGCAACGACTATTCCCTGCACTACCAGAGCCGAAGCATCTACTCGGGGCAGCTGGGTGGCAACCACGTGGTGGGGCCCGCCAGCCGCACTACCCTGACCTGGGCCACGGGCTACAACTACGTGTACCGGGACGAACCCGACTACCGCCAAAACCAGCAGGAGCGCGAATACGTGGCCAACAAGCCCGGCGAAATGAACCCCGAGCCGTTCCGGGTCGTCATCAACAGCCTGCCGACTACCAGCTCCCGGTTTTATGCCTCGCTGCGCGAGAATACCTACATGGGCAGCGGGCAGGTAGAGCGGAGCTACCGGGGCCGGGATACGCTGAGTGCCAACCAGTACAAGGTGCGCCTGGGCTTCTACCTGGAAGAAAAGGAGCGGACCTACGACAGCCGCTACTTCAACTACACCCGCGCCCGTAATTTCGACTACGAGAATATTGGCAACCAGCCGCTGTCGACCATTTTCAGCAACGAGAATCTGGACCCCAAGACCGGATTTGTGCTCAAGGAAAATACGCTGCCCCAGGACCGCTACACGGGCAAAAACCGTCTGGCGGCCGGCTACCTGAGCGGCGTGGCCCCGATTTCGGACCACTTCAGCGTGACTGGCGGCGTGCGGGTGGAATACAACGACAAGTCCTTGCAGTCGGGGGACACGGGCACCGACCAGTACCGCGAGACGCGCACCTTCGTGCTACCCTCCCTGAATGCCACCTACACCATCAATGAGCGGCACTTGGTGCGGGCCGGCGTGAGCGAGTCGGTGAACCGCCCCGAGTTCCGGGAGGTGGCCGACTACACGTACTACGACTTCAGCAACAACTTCTTCGTGCGGGGCAACGACTCGTTGCGCACGGCCCGCATTTACAATGCTGACCTGCGCTACGAGTTTTATCCCAGCCGCTCGGAAATGATTTCGGTGGGCATCTTTGGCAAGCGCTTCACCAACGCCATTGAGCAGGTAACGCGCTCCACGACCGGCTCGGACCTGACGCTGACTTACCAGAACGCCAGCAAGGCCTACGACGTGGGCGTGGAAGTGGAAGCCCGCAAATCGTTGCTGGACCTGACCGAAAACCATTTCCTGCAGCGCCTCTCCTTCGTAGTAAACGCCTCCCTGATTCGGAGCCGGGTGCAGATTGATACCACCCTGGCCAACAACCGCAACTTTGCCCTGACCAACCGCCCGCTGCAAGGCCAGTCGCCCTACGTGGTGAACCTGGGCGTGTTCTACCAGGATGACGAGAACCACTGGCAGATTTCGGCGCAGTACAACATCGTGGGTCCGCGCATTGCCTTCCTGGGCGACCAGAACCAGAACTTCTCGGTGATTGAGCTGCCCCGCAACGTGGTGGATCTGGGTTTGACCAAGGGCTTTGGGTCGCACTTCGAGGTGCGGGCCGGTATTCAGAACGTGCTCAACCAGGAAGTGCGGCAGTACTACGACTTCGACCGCAACAGCAAAATTAACGGCATCGAGAACGGGGCGGCTTTTGCCCGCTACCGCCGCGGCACCTACTCCACGCTGGGCGCCACCTTCCGCTTCTAG
- a CDS encoding YicC/YloC family endoribonuclease: protein MLLSMTGYGIAHRETDRYSATVEIKSLNSKTLDLSLRLPRFLQDRELELRNLITKSLVRGKVNLNFDFVRPRNAVRASAVLNQDALLASYRELEKAAELVGAPKDQLFALALNMPGVLQAPTEASAAEEEEEVSWEELLPLVTEALERVNQFRHDEGQTLTGEIIGYVERIQEFLTEVERHDPTRIEQVRLRLQQHLADLTAHEQFNPVRFEQEVLYYIEKLDIAEEKVRLTSHLQYFIETVGIPEPSGKKLAFISQEIGREINTIGSKANDSTVQHLVVGMKEELEKIKEQINNIL, encoded by the coding sequence ATGCTTTTGTCCATGACCGGTTACGGCATCGCTCATCGCGAAACCGACCGTTATTCGGCCACGGTCGAAATCAAGTCCCTGAATTCCAAAACGCTGGATCTGAGCCTGCGTTTGCCCCGCTTTTTGCAGGACCGGGAATTGGAACTTCGAAATCTTATAACCAAAAGCCTGGTTCGGGGAAAAGTCAACCTAAACTTCGACTTTGTACGGCCCCGTAATGCGGTCCGTGCCAGCGCGGTGCTCAACCAGGACGCGCTGCTGGCTTCCTACCGGGAGCTGGAAAAAGCAGCCGAACTAGTGGGCGCACCAAAGGATCAGCTCTTCGCTTTAGCTCTCAACATGCCCGGGGTGCTGCAGGCGCCTACCGAAGCCAGCGCGGCCGAGGAGGAAGAGGAGGTAAGCTGGGAGGAGTTGCTGCCCCTGGTCACTGAGGCTCTGGAGCGGGTCAACCAGTTTCGCCACGATGAAGGCCAGACCCTGACTGGCGAAATCATCGGGTATGTGGAGCGTATCCAAGAGTTTCTGACCGAAGTAGAGCGCCACGATCCAACCCGGATTGAGCAGGTGCGGCTGCGGTTGCAGCAGCATCTGGCCGACCTTACAGCTCACGAACAGTTCAATCCGGTCCGCTTTGAGCAAGAGGTTCTTTACTATATTGAGAAGCTTGACATTGCCGAGGAAAAGGTCCGTTTGACCAGTCATTTGCAGTACTTCATCGAAACGGTAGGTATACCCGAGCCCAGCGGAAAGAAATTAGCCTTTATTTCGCAGGAAATTGGCCGCGAAATCAACACAATCGGTTCAAAAGCAAACGATTCTACGGTTCAGCACCTCGTGGTCGGCATGAAAGAAGAACTGGAAAAGATAAAGGAACAAATCAATAACATTCTCTAA